The Ignicoccus hospitalis KIN4/I genome includes the window AAGGTCTTTCCCTTAAAAGAATTGCGTTCTACCCCGAGTTCACAATTCCTCTGATTTTTCCCTTTATTCGAGAAATTTTTCCTCTGCCCTTCCCTCCATGATCATCAGCGTTCCCATGAAAAGATATAAGGGGGTTTGAGAGAGTGAATAGTAATGGTGCGCTTTCGAATATAGGATGTTCCCATGTGGGTGAAGGTGGAAAGAGCCTTGATTATTTAGTTCGAGCTCACAATTGTATAATACTTCTGTTGAACCGCCAAGAACGGTCGCGCCAGAGTTAAGGGCCCCCGAAGCCGTCCGGGAGGAAACGCGCGTTGAGGCCAGTCCTCTTGGTAGACCACAGGGACAGCTTCGTGCACAACGTAGAACAGATAATAATGGAAGAGGGTTTCGCCGTGGCCACCTTGCGCCAGGAGGAGCTCTCGCCCTCGGCGGCTGAGAGGTTGAGGCCCTCCGCGATAGTCCTCTCCCCCGGTCCCGGCAACCCCTACGCGCAGAAGGACAAGTTCGAGACCAGCATAAGGATCGTGAACAAGTTCAAAGGCAAAGTGCCTATCCTCGGCATATGCTTGGGGATGCAAATAATAAACGTGGCCTTGGGCGGTACCTTGAGGAAGGCAAAGAGGGTCTACCACGGGGTGGTGGACGAAATAGTAGTGAAGGACAGAGGTCCCCTGTTCTTCGGCCTCCCGGAGAGGTTCCCCGCCACGCGCTACCACAGCTTGGTGGTGGACGAGCTGGGGGAGGGGCTGGTGGTGGAGGCCCTCTCGCTGAGCGACGGGGAGGTGATGGCGGTGAGGCACGAGGAGCTGCCGCTCTTCGGCCTCCAGTTCCACCCGGAGAGCATAGGCACCTTGCCCGCCGGCCAGAAGATAATTAGGAACTTCTTGGCCCTCTCCAAGCCCCTCTCGCTGTTCTGAGGTGGTGCGCCACGAGGCCCTCCGACGTGAGGACCTTCGCCTTCTGCCCTAGGTTGTACTTCTTCGAGAGGCACTTAGGTAAAGAGACTACGTTATACCAGAGGATAAGGATGTTCTTGGGGAGGATCTGGCACGCCTTGTTGGAGGCCCTCGAGGAGGAGGCGGAGGTGGAGGTGAGGGGCGAGCTGGCGGGCACGGAGGTGGTCGGGAAGGCTGACGTGGTGAAGGAGGACGCCGTGGTGGAGATAAAGAGCGGAGACGGGCCGTCGGACGGCGCTTGGTACGGGGACTACTTGCAAGCCTCCATTTACGCCGCCTTGTTAGGGCGCAAGAAAGTAATAATAAAGTATAGAAACGGCGAGAGGACCTTCGAAGTGGACTTGGAGGAGCTCGAAAGGGTCTTGGAGCTGTTCAAGCTCGTGGCCGAGGGCTACTTGCCCCCTCCCAAGAGGAGCAAGTGGTGCAGCAAGTGCCCCTACAAGGACTTGTGCGACGCCTTGGGAGACGGGTGGGACGGGTGGTTCCCGAGGCTGCCCTACGTCAAGAGAGCCAAGGGGGTCCCAGCTCGAGGCTCTTCTCGAGCACGGCCTTAACCTTTTCCCTTCCGTAGAAACATACGTTGTTCGCGCACATCACCTCGGGCTCCAAGCTGAGGGCCCTCTCCAAGCTCCTCCTCCAGGCCCCCTCGTCGCTCCCCCAGTCCTTGCTCAAGGGGCCGAGGAGGTCGCCGGCGAGCAAGACGCCCTCGTAGTAGACGCCGAGGCTCCCCGCAGTGTGGCCGGGGAGCCAGAGCACCTCTGCCCCGCAGACCTCCGCGTCCCCCCTCAGCACCCAGCCCACTGGACAAGGCTTGAACTCTACTCCTATAACCT containing:
- a CDS encoding anthranilate synthase component II; translation: MRPVLLVDHRDSFVHNVEQIIMEEGFAVATLRQEELSPSAAERLRPSAIVLSPGPGNPYAQKDKFETSIRIVNKFKGKVPILGICLGMQIINVALGGTLRKAKRVYHGVVDEIVVKDRGPLFFGLPERFPATRYHSLVVDELGEGLVVEALSLSDGEVMAVRHEELPLFGLQFHPESIGTLPAGQKIIRNFLALSKPLSLF
- the cas4 gene encoding CRISPR-associated protein Cas4, with translation MRTFAFCPRLYFFERHLGKETTLYQRIRMFLGRIWHALLEALEEEAEVEVRGELAGTEVVGKADVVKEDAVVEIKSGDGPSDGAWYGDYLQASIYAALLGRKKVIIKYRNGERTFEVDLEELERVLELFKLVAEGYLPPPKRSKWCSKCPYKDLCDALGDGWDGWFPRLPYVKRAKGVPARGSSRARP
- a CDS encoding MBL fold metallo-hydrolase, which codes for MRVAEGVFLLAGPPINDEGQAFLVKAECPFLVDSGAFGEMALQNLLMYEVRPEELEALINTHAHADRAGGDWLFHSLGVTVAAGERDAYAIQKGDPIYTASKVIGVEFKPCPVGWVLRGDAEVCGAEVLWLPGHTAGSLGVYYEGVLLAGDLLGPLSKDWGSDEGAWRRSLERALSLEPEVMCANNVCFYGREKVKAVLEKSLELGPPWLS